The following proteins are co-located in the Roseiconus lacunae genome:
- a CDS encoding 3-deoxy-D-manno-octulosonic acid transferase, whose product MFANFIYLTGLVIASPWIVYRMIRHGRYRRGRCEKFFGLSPRRALRMRQRLKSQSTVKQVFVEQHGGELQRTPKPIWIHAVSVGEVNLIGKLVETLRRQNPHSPIVVSTSTDTGYDLACQKFGSDAVFFCPLDFSWAVDRTLRNLDPVLLVLVELELWPNLIKRTRRRGVDVAVINGRLSRRSAEGYQRLSGITRPIFAGLTRVGCQDKVTAERFVDCGTGPSRLLVTGSMKFDNAPDSRDNVDVQSRLDWAGVAAWHRVWVVGSTQDGEEAMALSIYRRLVQSFPELRLVLVPRHQERFDEVAGLIDEFNFRCRRRSHQLEQESTDVARVWTSDEVILVDTIGELRHWWGVGQLATVGGSFGDRGGQNMLEPAGYGNAVSFGPNTRNFAEIAGRLLDATAAVRCSDEADLESFVRRCLNDEPAANQLGRAAKMVVESHRGATSNTLEMLASLLPVRPNRQSNRAA is encoded by the coding sequence GTGTTTGCCAACTTCATTTACCTGACCGGCTTGGTCATCGCGTCACCATGGATCGTCTATCGGATGATCCGTCACGGACGATACCGACGCGGTCGGTGCGAGAAGTTCTTCGGCTTGTCACCTCGGAGGGCTCTTCGAATGCGGCAGCGTTTGAAGAGTCAATCGACCGTCAAACAAGTCTTCGTCGAACAACACGGCGGCGAGCTGCAGCGGACGCCGAAACCGATTTGGATTCATGCGGTTAGCGTCGGTGAGGTGAACTTGATCGGGAAACTTGTCGAAACATTGCGTCGGCAAAATCCGCATTCACCGATCGTCGTCAGCACCAGCACGGATACAGGCTACGATCTTGCGTGTCAAAAATTTGGCTCCGATGCCGTGTTCTTTTGCCCGCTGGATTTTAGCTGGGCCGTCGATCGCACGCTGCGAAACCTCGATCCTGTGTTGTTGGTATTGGTTGAATTAGAACTTTGGCCAAACCTAATCAAGCGAACTCGGCGGCGGGGCGTCGATGTCGCGGTGATCAACGGGCGTTTGAGTCGGCGGAGTGCCGAGGGCTATCAGCGTCTGAGCGGAATAACGCGACCAATCTTTGCGGGGCTCACGCGTGTCGGGTGCCAGGACAAAGTGACGGCCGAACGATTTGTCGATTGCGGGACCGGGCCTTCACGGTTGTTGGTTACCGGATCGATGAAGTTTGACAACGCCCCTGACTCTCGCGACAACGTCGATGTTCAGTCACGATTGGACTGGGCCGGCGTTGCCGCCTGGCATCGGGTCTGGGTCGTTGGTAGCACGCAAGACGGCGAAGAGGCGATGGCCCTTTCGATCTATCGTCGACTTGTGCAGTCTTTTCCAGAGTTGCGATTGGTGCTGGTCCCACGTCATCAAGAACGTTTTGATGAAGTAGCAGGTTTAATCGATGAGTTCAATTTTCGTTGCCGGCGCAGGTCACACCAACTGGAACAGGAATCCACGGATGTCGCAAGGGTTTGGACATCGGATGAAGTCATCCTGGTCGACACGATCGGAGAACTTCGCCACTGGTGGGGTGTCGGGCAACTCGCGACCGTGGGTGGAAGCTTTGGTGACCGCGGCGGACAGAATATGTTGGAGCCCGCCGGTTATGGGAACGCCGTTTCCTTCGGTCCCAACACGCGTAACTTTGCAGAAATTGCCGGGCGTTTGTTAGATGCTACGGCTGCGGTTCGTTGTTCGGACGAAGCGGACTTGGAATCGTTTGTTCGTCGCTGTCTAAACGACGAACCTGCCGCTAACCAACTCGGACGGGCTGCGAAGATGGTTGTCGAATCGCATCGCGGGGCGACCAGCAACACACTGGAAATGTTGGCATCACTATTGCCGGTTCGCCCGAATCGGCAATCGAACCGTGCCGCCTGA
- a CDS encoding preprotein translocase subunit SecA: MSFFETLVDITGAVFGGLLSSFERGVTSVFGSANARQVAALQTRAEEITALEPKYEAMSDEELREQTQLFRQRIRDGESLDDILVEAFAVCREGGKRFLGMRHYDVQLIGGMVLHQGKIAEMVTGEGKTLVATLPAYLNALEGKGVHVITVNDYLARRDMEWMAPLYMNLGLTVNAIQSGMSTHEKQAAYRCDITYGTNNEFGFDYLRDNMRPAAQGDDRFPPEAQQCQGPLNYAIIDEVDNILIDEARTPLIISGPSDMDLGRYADADRVARQLQQDVHFTVDEKQRNVTLTDDGVREAEKLAGVESFYTAGNMEWPHLIDNSLKAHFLYKRDVNYVVKDKQIVIVDEFTGRLMDGRQWSDGLHQAVEAKEGVPIKPETQTFATASLQNIFKMYKKLSGMTGTAMTEANEFWKIYQLDVVAIPTNRGLQRLEYPDVIYLTEEFKFKALAAEIERTVKWDVVVTKDGDEVWGDIKEESDDEIKIVAKGEKQTQTIPRSKIHAIEYKGRPVLVGTVSIEKSETLSRLLERRGIEHEVLNAKQHQREADIVAQAGRKFAVTIATNMAGRGTDIILGGNPENKAWAQLQHKYETRLDVPDEEWNELVESFDKAEGMSEQGEHIRQLGGLCVLGTERHESRRIDLQLRGRCGRQGDPGSSRFFLSLEDDLMRIFAGEWVKNMMERIGMREDEPLESKLVTRRIAAAQKKVEERNFEMRKSLLDYDEVMDEQRKRVYRYRQNLLDGHSSRDMILELIHSQIEQQVETFLDPDYGVETFAAFAGGKLGCTLEPKDFQNMEISMATTYAREQAERASEVLVEEVVEENLPVGMEEEWNLKAMAKWANTTLGTNYQDHQLKNMDRDDLIKNLIDKAHARIAEVDLSEGEPLLDADYGLRMLCGWMRYRFGIETTPEEFRDVEDRRSVTGELVARAEQAYAEKETEYPALAGISQFTVPQGSQVVLNREGLVDWIARRFEKTMTVDDVPLNRDDLKTQLTAFSREMATEAEPLLNEANKRVADLFANVDNDKTASVAASGTSKLEDLVEWMKVELGASVDVEDFSRMNRNELQLAVSGAVDDRFHPEMRRMERQILLNIVDDAWKNHLLTMDHLRSSVGLKGYAQLDPKVEYKREGMRLFDQMWESVGEQVTGLVFRMESFNQEFIRSTWVDAKARHDRAGSIASGNAGGSGTATQAASQTAAQQAAEASNQSTDAKPEPIRNVGVKVGRNDPCPCGSGKKYKACCMRK; the protein is encoded by the coding sequence ATGTCGTTTTTTGAAACCCTAGTGGATATTACCGGAGCAGTCTTCGGCGGGCTGCTGAGCTCTTTCGAGCGAGGTGTGACGTCGGTCTTCGGTTCGGCCAACGCTCGCCAAGTTGCTGCGTTGCAGACCCGGGCGGAGGAGATTACGGCGCTTGAGCCTAAGTATGAGGCGATGAGCGACGAGGAACTCCGCGAGCAAACACAGCTCTTCCGTCAGCGAATTCGCGACGGCGAATCCTTGGACGACATTCTCGTCGAAGCGTTCGCAGTCTGCCGCGAAGGCGGCAAGCGATTCCTTGGTATGCGGCATTATGACGTCCAGCTAATCGGCGGCATGGTGCTTCACCAAGGTAAGATCGCCGAAATGGTCACCGGTGAAGGAAAAACACTGGTCGCTACCCTTCCCGCCTACCTCAATGCACTCGAAGGAAAAGGCGTTCATGTCATCACGGTCAATGATTACTTGGCCCGTCGTGACATGGAGTGGATGGCGCCGCTGTACATGAACTTGGGATTGACCGTCAACGCAATTCAGTCGGGGATGTCGACCCACGAAAAGCAAGCGGCGTATCGCTGTGACATCACCTATGGAACGAATAACGAATTCGGCTTTGACTACCTGCGCGACAACATGCGCCCGGCCGCCCAAGGCGATGACCGTTTCCCACCGGAAGCTCAGCAGTGCCAGGGACCGCTGAACTACGCGATCATCGACGAAGTCGACAATATCTTGATCGACGAAGCACGAACGCCGTTGATCATCAGTGGCCCCAGCGACATGGATCTCGGTCGCTATGCCGATGCCGACCGGGTCGCGCGGCAATTGCAACAAGACGTTCACTTCACCGTCGACGAGAAACAACGCAACGTCACGTTGACCGACGATGGGGTGCGTGAGGCGGAAAAGCTAGCCGGTGTTGAGAGCTTTTACACGGCCGGCAACATGGAGTGGCCTCACCTGATCGATAATTCGCTCAAAGCCCACTTCCTCTACAAACGTGACGTCAATTACGTCGTCAAAGACAAGCAGATTGTGATCGTTGACGAGTTCACCGGTCGTTTGATGGACGGTCGTCAATGGAGTGATGGCTTGCACCAAGCGGTCGAAGCGAAAGAAGGCGTCCCGATCAAACCGGAAACCCAGACCTTCGCGACCGCATCGCTGCAGAACATCTTCAAGATGTACAAGAAGCTGTCCGGGATGACCGGTACGGCGATGACCGAGGCGAACGAGTTTTGGAAAATCTACCAGTTGGACGTGGTCGCGATTCCGACCAATCGTGGTTTGCAGCGGTTGGAGTATCCCGACGTCATCTATCTGACCGAAGAATTCAAGTTTAAAGCCCTCGCCGCAGAGATCGAGCGGACCGTCAAATGGGACGTCGTCGTGACCAAAGATGGCGATGAAGTCTGGGGCGACATCAAGGAAGAGAGCGACGACGAAATCAAAATCGTCGCCAAAGGCGAAAAGCAAACGCAAACAATTCCACGTTCCAAGATCCACGCGATCGAATACAAAGGTCGTCCGGTTTTGGTCGGGACGGTCAGTATCGAAAAAAGCGAAACGCTCAGCCGTTTGCTCGAACGTCGTGGCATCGAGCACGAGGTCTTGAACGCCAAGCAGCACCAACGTGAAGCCGATATTGTCGCCCAAGCCGGGCGAAAGTTTGCCGTGACGATCGCCACCAACATGGCCGGTCGGGGAACGGATATTATCCTCGGTGGTAACCCCGAAAACAAAGCCTGGGCACAGCTACAGCATAAGTACGAAACCCGACTAGACGTTCCCGATGAAGAATGGAATGAACTGGTCGAGTCGTTCGATAAAGCCGAGGGGATGAGCGAGCAAGGCGAACACATTCGTCAACTCGGCGGATTGTGTGTGCTCGGAACCGAACGCCACGAATCACGCCGGATTGACTTGCAGTTGCGCGGTCGTTGTGGACGCCAAGGTGACCCCGGTTCGAGTCGATTCTTCTTGTCGCTCGAAGATGACTTGATGCGAATCTTCGCCGGTGAATGGGTGAAGAACATGATGGAACGCATCGGCATGCGTGAGGACGAACCGCTCGAGTCGAAGCTGGTGACCCGGCGGATCGCCGCGGCCCAAAAGAAGGTCGAAGAACGCAACTTTGAAATGCGGAAGAGCCTTCTGGACTATGACGAGGTGATGGACGAGCAGCGAAAACGTGTGTATCGCTACCGACAAAATCTCCTCGACGGACACAGTTCGCGGGACATGATCCTGGAACTGATTCATTCGCAGATCGAGCAACAGGTCGAAACGTTTTTGGATCCCGACTACGGCGTCGAAACGTTTGCCGCATTCGCCGGTGGCAAGCTCGGTTGCACGCTTGAGCCGAAAGATTTCCAGAACATGGAAATCTCGATGGCGACGACTTATGCGCGGGAGCAAGCCGAGCGTGCCTCCGAAGTGCTTGTCGAAGAAGTGGTCGAAGAAAACTTGCCGGTCGGTATGGAAGAGGAATGGAACCTCAAGGCCATGGCAAAATGGGCCAACACCACGTTGGGAACGAATTATCAAGATCATCAACTTAAGAACATGGATCGTGATGATCTGATCAAAAACCTAATCGATAAAGCTCATGCAAGGATCGCCGAAGTCGACCTGAGTGAAGGGGAACCGCTGCTCGATGCGGATTATGGGCTGCGGATGCTGTGCGGCTGGATGCGTTATCGGTTTGGAATCGAGACGACACCGGAAGAGTTTCGCGATGTCGAAGATCGTCGCAGCGTGACCGGCGAGTTGGTGGCCCGCGCCGAGCAAGCGTACGCCGAAAAGGAAACCGAGTACCCCGCCCTGGCCGGAATTTCCCAGTTCACCGTTCCCCAGGGCTCGCAGGTCGTACTCAACCGCGAAGGCCTGGTCGATTGGATCGCGCGACGCTTCGAAAAGACGATGACGGTCGATGACGTTCCGCTTAACCGAGATGATTTGAAGACTCAGCTGACCGCGTTTAGCCGAGAAATGGCGACCGAGGCCGAACCGTTGCTGAACGAGGCCAATAAGCGTGTCGCCGACTTGTTCGCGAACGTCGACAACGACAAAACCGCTTCCGTGGCGGCCAGTGGAACGAGCAAGCTGGAGGACCTGGTCGAATGGATGAAGGTCGAACTCGGCGCTTCGGTCGACGTCGAAGACTTCTCTCGAATGAACCGCAACGAGCTGCAGTTGGCCGTCAGCGGTGCCGTCGATGATCGGTTCCACCCCGAAATGCGACGGATGGAGCGACAAATCTTGTTGAATATCGTCGACGACGCGTGGAAGAACCACCTACTGACGATGGATCACCTGCGCAGCAGTGTCGGACTGAAAGGTTACGCCCAGCTGGATCCCAAGGTCGAATACAAACGCGAAGGAATGCGATTGTTCGATCAGATGTGGGAATCGGTCGGAGAGCAAGTCACCGGGTTGGTCTTTCGAATGGAATCGTTCAACCAAGAGTTCATTCGAAGCACGTGGGTCGATGCTAAGGCGCGTCACGATCGGGCCGGTTCGATCGCCAGCGGAAACGCCGGGGGATCGGGGACCGCAACCCAAGCAGCGTCTCAGACCGCAGCTCAGCAGGCCGCCGAAGCTAGTAATCAATCAACCGATGCGAAGCCCGAACCGATTCGAAATGTCGGGGTGAAAGTCGGACGCAATGATCCCTGCCCCTGTGGTAGCGGCAAAAAATACAAAGCCTGCTGTATGCGAAAGTAG
- the rpiB gene encoding ribose 5-phosphate isomerase B, producing MNSQPQPAKPLRVAIGGDHAGYPLKQTIAENLASDGLAELVGNVVDCGTDGPARCDYPDFAIAVSREILLGNADRGIVVCGSGVGVSVAANKIPGIRAAICHDTYSAHQGVEHDDMNVLCIGGRIIGSELAMEIVRSFLGAQYTPSERHQRRLDKVLEIEAQGRDALGDMSS from the coding sequence ATGAACTCACAGCCTCAGCCCGCTAAACCGCTTCGCGTCGCCATCGGAGGAGACCACGCGGGCTATCCGCTCAAGCAAACGATTGCCGAAAACCTCGCTTCAGACGGTCTTGCCGAACTGGTCGGCAACGTCGTCGACTGCGGTACCGACGGACCGGCTCGCTGTGATTACCCCGATTTCGCAATCGCTGTCTCTCGGGAAATCCTGCTCGGCAACGCGGACCGAGGAATCGTCGTCTGCGGCAGCGGTGTCGGCGTCAGTGTGGCAGCCAACAAGATCCCCGGAATCCGCGCCGCGATCTGCCATGACACGTACTCGGCCCACCAAGGTGTCGAGCATGACGACATGAATGTGCTCTGCATCGGCGGTCGGATCATCGGGAGCGAACTGGCGATGGAAATTGTCCGCTCATTCCTGGGTGCTCAATACACCCCGTCGGAACGGCACCAGCGACGACTCGATAAAGTCCTTGAAATCGAAGCCCAGGGTCGCGATGCACTCGGCGACATGAGCTCGTGA
- a CDS encoding chorismate synthase produces the protein MTEMLGGPFFSVAGAGESHGPGITTIVFGCPPGLEISRDRVQTFLDRRRPGGNKHGTPRNEKDKVVFLSGLYQTDHEALLGPSTISVNVDGNTFETEAYERGFTTGEPIAALVLSTSKKSGDYTQFIGPSGQVRPGHTDLVKYHKSQGYVDIRGGGRSSYRATISDVVGGSIARQFLETTFQTVLISSINQVGELKSKGSLAEQCQALYDRFRRDDAPTIIPPDAIADLQQTIDNAEIPSVDPDFAEQAGELIKETRKEGDSLGASVEVVALNVPSLLGDPLYQSLKARLMGALGGLNAVQSCEIGSGKAVVSRRGSANNDPIRSSGYVGNTHGGLIGGMTTGMPLICEVGFKPTSTINKPQQSVSKDLTEIDFELEKGRHDPCVGVRAGVTLESRLAIELMNAALSQRSQSLADGLPSIFG, from the coding sequence ATGACGGAAATGCTTGGCGGTCCTTTTTTCTCAGTTGCCGGCGCGGGGGAATCCCACGGGCCCGGTATCACCACGATCGTTTTTGGTTGCCCACCGGGGCTGGAAATTTCTCGAGATCGTGTGCAGACCTTTCTCGATCGCCGACGCCCGGGCGGCAACAAACACGGCACCCCACGCAACGAAAAAGACAAAGTCGTCTTCCTGAGCGGCCTTTATCAAACCGACCATGAAGCATTACTCGGTCCGTCGACGATCTCCGTCAACGTTGACGGCAACACGTTCGAAACCGAAGCCTACGAACGCGGCTTCACGACCGGCGAACCGATCGCGGCACTGGTGCTTTCGACCAGCAAGAAATCGGGAGACTACACCCAGTTCATCGGTCCCTCCGGACAAGTTCGGCCCGGTCACACCGACTTGGTGAAGTACCACAAATCACAAGGCTATGTCGACATTCGCGGCGGCGGACGCAGTAGCTATCGAGCCACGATCAGTGACGTCGTCGGCGGCAGCATCGCCCGCCAGTTCTTAGAGACGACATTTCAAACCGTGTTGATCTCGTCAATTAACCAGGTCGGCGAACTGAAATCAAAAGGCTCACTCGCCGAACAATGCCAAGCCCTTTACGATCGATTTCGACGCGATGACGCCCCCACGATCATCCCGCCCGATGCGATCGCCGACCTCCAACAGACAATCGATAACGCCGAGATCCCCTCGGTCGATCCGGACTTTGCCGAGCAAGCGGGTGAGCTGATCAAGGAGACTCGCAAGGAAGGCGATTCGCTTGGCGCGAGCGTCGAAGTGGTCGCGCTCAACGTCCCATCACTGCTCGGCGATCCACTTTACCAATCGCTGAAAGCACGATTGATGGGGGCCCTCGGCGGACTTAATGCGGTTCAGTCCTGCGAAATCGGATCGGGGAAAGCGGTTGTCAGCCGCCGCGGAAGCGCGAACAACGATCCGATCCGAAGTTCGGGGTACGTCGGCAATACCCATGGCGGACTGATCGGTGGCATGACCACCGGAATGCCCCTGATCTGCGAGGTGGGTTTTAAACCGACGTCGACAATCAACAAACCACAACAGTCAGTGTCGAAGGATCTCACCGAGATCGATTTCGAACTTGAAAAGGGACGCCACGACCCGTGTGTCGGTGTTCGGGCCGGCGTCACGCTAGAATCACGGCTGGCGATCGAATTGATGAATGCGGCACTCAGCCAACGATCACAATCTCTCGCCGATGGCCTGCCTAGCATTTTTGGCTAA
- a CDS encoding zinc ribbon domain-containing protein, protein MKIKCPGCATVLQVPDSAAGKTVKCKCGKQFRVPTATAAGSSTAAGSSTAAGSSTAAGSSTAAGSSTAASASSAQKPAAPRAVAQRPAQQPAQQPAAPAAQPFNPFTTEASTSGGILDELTDSDFSGIKQVAVPGRSSGPAPVNANTSKLLDEAMSSTKKQSKGVASHAAAPRPGFLTFLGVINGLGAIVFIALILITLGFLDMVAAAEGMADDDAVGTLRVIAIVGLGSLAAMSLATAVACFVRGKLSWYVVLVSYGWAAANHIFTLIDSVTADEIDPTIARTIGRMVFGFGIWAFLHGPSVRSFYGTNEEPVWRVVAFDVLGISIGAGFGIAALVLA, encoded by the coding sequence ATGAAGATCAAATGCCCCGGTTGCGCCACCGTCCTGCAGGTCCCTGACTCGGCCGCCGGCAAGACAGTCAAATGCAAGTGCGGAAAACAATTTCGGGTCCCCACCGCCACAGCAGCAGGTAGCAGTACAGCAGCAGGTAGCAGTACAGCAGCAGGTAGCAGTACAGCAGCAGGTAGCAGTACAGCAGCAGGTAGCAGTACAGCAGCAAGCGCTAGTTCAGCACAAAAGCCGGCCGCCCCGAGGGCAGTCGCCCAGCGACCGGCCCAGCAGCCGGCCCAGCAACCGGCGGCGCCCGCGGCCCAACCTTTTAACCCGTTCACGACCGAAGCATCGACGTCGGGAGGGATCTTAGACGAACTGACCGACTCTGACTTCTCGGGTATCAAACAAGTTGCCGTCCCCGGTAGGTCCAGCGGGCCCGCTCCCGTCAATGCGAACACCAGCAAACTCCTCGACGAAGCAATGTCGAGCACGAAGAAACAGTCCAAAGGCGTAGCTTCCCACGCTGCGGCGCCTCGCCCTGGATTCTTGACGTTTCTGGGAGTCATCAACGGACTCGGCGCGATTGTCTTCATCGCTTTGATCCTGATCACCCTTGGCTTTCTCGACATGGTCGCCGCCGCCGAAGGCATGGCCGATGACGACGCAGTCGGCACGCTTCGCGTCATCGCGATCGTCGGCCTGGGTAGCTTGGCCGCGATGTCACTGGCCACTGCCGTCGCTTGTTTTGTGCGTGGAAAATTGTCCTGGTACGTCGTGTTGGTCAGCTACGGCTGGGCGGCAGCGAATCATATTTTCACCCTTATCGACAGCGTCACTGCCGACGAAATAGACCCAACGATCGCGCGAACGATCGGCCGCATGGTGTTCGGCTTTGGCATTTGGGCGTTTTTGCATGGCCCATCGGTCCGCTCCTTCTATGGCACCAACGAAGAACCCGTTTGGCGGGTCGTCGCATTTGACGTACTCGGCATTTCCATCGGAGCCGGCTTTGGAATCGCCGCCCTGGTTCTAGCGTAG
- a CDS encoding DUF3750 domain-containing protein, producing the protein MASARKFSVQLWAGRLPRVVRFAEHCWLVICDGDRTDRWEVWQYPNQSPQSWGHLHRNMLPAFGWIRDSRGYFLHEFVDEDAEAIAERLVSSPKEYPWCDRYHYVPGPNSNTYIQWCLQDRYRLGVRAIGRGFARW; encoded by the coding sequence GTGGCATCGGCTCGTAAATTTTCGGTCCAGCTTTGGGCCGGTCGTCTGCCACGGGTCGTTCGTTTTGCCGAGCATTGTTGGCTGGTGATCTGTGATGGCGATCGGACAGATCGTTGGGAAGTTTGGCAGTATCCCAACCAGAGTCCACAGTCGTGGGGGCACTTGCATCGCAACATGCTGCCTGCGTTCGGATGGATCCGCGATAGCCGTGGGTATTTTTTGCACGAGTTCGTCGATGAGGATGCCGAGGCGATCGCCGAACGGCTGGTGTCATCGCCAAAAGAATATCCGTGGTGCGATCGCTATCACTATGTCCCAGGCCCCAACAGCAACACCTACATCCAGTGGTGCTTGCAAGATCGTTATCGGTTGGGCGTCCGCGCGATCGGGCGCGGGTTTGCGAGATGGTAA
- a CDS encoding DNA polymerase III subunit, which yields MIDGWSSLIGNDHLRGWFANSISQGRFGGSLLFVGPSGVGKRSVATLLAQTLLCDRHPAREMNPCGQCEACVQVRAETHPDVIRVRKPKDKTTIPVDLLIGAPEVRMQEGFCRDVRLSPYCGKRKVAILEDADFLNEEGANCLLKTLEEPPADAVIILVGTSEQKQLPTIRSRCQVIRFRPLSDADAIRLIRDVHQCEASDEAMIEAVDIAAGDISAALRLLDESTRQFRSALSDALGQRVPDPAMIRRIVTDRMEGAGKESPKRRAALRDVFAMCIGHYRKVMRDQASESQARMITLARLDRSVRALRELDRMANLSTLVDCFAADLSVGTSGDRGGIGS from the coding sequence ATGATCGATGGTTGGTCTTCATTGATCGGCAACGATCACCTGCGCGGCTGGTTTGCGAACTCAATTTCACAAGGTCGTTTTGGGGGGAGCTTGCTTTTTGTCGGTCCTTCCGGAGTCGGCAAACGCAGCGTCGCGACACTGCTCGCCCAAACGCTGCTCTGTGATCGGCATCCAGCTCGTGAGATGAACCCTTGCGGGCAATGTGAGGCCTGCGTTCAAGTTCGCGCCGAAACGCATCCCGATGTGATTCGGGTACGCAAGCCAAAGGATAAAACAACGATCCCGGTCGATCTGCTGATCGGTGCCCCGGAAGTTCGGATGCAAGAAGGCTTTTGTCGCGATGTTCGGCTGAGTCCCTATTGCGGCAAACGCAAGGTCGCAATTCTCGAAGATGCCGACTTTTTGAATGAGGAGGGCGCCAATTGTTTGCTCAAGACACTCGAGGAGCCACCGGCCGACGCGGTGATCATCTTGGTCGGGACGAGTGAACAGAAGCAACTGCCGACAATCCGATCACGTTGCCAAGTGATCCGGTTTCGCCCGTTGTCCGATGCCGATGCGATCCGTTTGATCCGCGATGTTCACCAGTGCGAGGCGTCCGATGAAGCGATGATCGAAGCGGTCGACATCGCCGCCGGAGACATCTCTGCCGCACTGCGATTGTTGGACGAATCGACGCGACAATTCCGATCGGCGTTGTCCGACGCGCTAGGCCAGCGAGTTCCTGATCCGGCTATGATCCGCCGTATCGTCACCGATCGAATGGAAGGGGCCGGCAAAGAATCGCCCAAACGTCGCGCCGCGTTGCGCGATGTATTTGCTATGTGTATCGGTCATTATCGCAAAGTCATGCGAGATCAAGCAAGCGAATCGCAAGCTCGAATGATCACGCTCGCACGGCTCGATCGTAGTGTCCGCGCCTTGCGTGAACTCGATCGGATGGCCAACTTGTCGACCTTGGTTGATTGCTTTGCCGCAGATCTATCCGTCGGCACGAGCGGAGATCGTGGTGGCATCGGCTCGTAA
- the rpiB gene encoding ribose 5-phosphate isomerase B translates to MRISLGSDHRGVHIKARLIQSLQANSFDVIDEGTFDEIAVDYPDYAECVARRVSCGEADRGILICGTGIGMAITANKFSGVRAAPCYDEVMVEMSRRHNDVNILCLPGDLIGERSVDDLVLRWLQTEFDGGRHSKRLDKICKIETKNVDSVGPASLGAVKPDSQATEDHPAAQRTTS, encoded by the coding sequence ATGCGAATTTCGTTAGGGAGTGATCACCGCGGGGTGCACATCAAAGCGCGATTGATTCAGTCGCTGCAAGCGAATTCCTTTGACGTGATCGACGAAGGAACCTTCGATGAAATTGCCGTCGACTATCCCGATTACGCCGAGTGTGTCGCTCGTCGTGTGAGCTGTGGTGAAGCCGATCGGGGGATCTTGATTTGCGGTACCGGGATCGGGATGGCGATCACCGCCAATAAGTTTTCCGGCGTCCGTGCCGCGCCTTGCTATGACGAGGTCATGGTTGAAATGAGTCGTCGGCACAACGATGTGAACATCCTTTGTCTGCCCGGCGATTTGATCGGTGAACGTTCGGTCGATGACTTGGTGCTGCGGTGGTTGCAGACCGAGTTCGACGGCGGACGTCACTCCAAACGCCTTGATAAGATTTGCAAGATCGAAACAAAAAACGTTGACTCAGTCGGGCCGGCTTCGCTTGGTGCGGTCAAGCCGGATTCGCAAGCGACCGAAGACCACCCCGCGGCGCAGCGGACGACGTCATGA